GAGGACATCGGCATCGTCGAGCTGCGGGCCCGGCAGATGCGGAACTTCATCGCCACCCTGATGCTGTCGCAGGGCGTGCCCATGCTCAGCCACGGCGACGAGTTCGGCCGCACCCAGGGCGGCAACAACAACGCGTACTGCCAGGACAACGAGGTCTCCTGGGTCCGCTGGCCCAAGCCCGGCTCCGAGGCCGACGGCACGCTCCTGGACTTCACCCGGGCCATGGTGCGGCTGCGCCGCGACCATCCCGTGTTCCGGCGGCGCCGCTTCTTCCACGGCCGGCCGGTGCAGGGCACCCACGACGAGCTCACCGACATCGCCTGGTTCACCCCCGAGGGCGAGGAGATGACGGACCGGGACTGGCAGGCCGCGCACGCACAGGCGCTGACGGTCTTCCTGAACGGCAACGCGATCTCGGAGCCGGGGCCGCAGGGCGAACGGATCGCGGACGACTCCTTCCTGCTGATGTTCAACGCCTCGCAGCAGGAGCTGGAGTTCGCGGTGCCGGACGACCACGGGCGGAGCTGGCGGATGGTGGTGGACACCTCGCACCCGGAGGGCATGCCCCCGCAGGAGGGACCGGAGGTCGGGGCGGGCGAGCGGGTTCCGCTGGCCCCGCTGAGCCTGACGGTGCTGCGCCGCCCGGCGTAATACACACGATCGGACGTATGACCGCATGTCAGGATGACCGCCGAGCGGGGTACGTACGTTCGCATGACGCCTGCGCCCACCGCCACCTACCGGCTCCAGCTCCAGCCCGACTTCCCGTTCGCGGCCGCCGAGCGGGCCGTGCCGTACCTGGCCCGGCTCGGGGTCTCGCACCTGCACCTGTCGCCCGTCCTCGAGGCCGTGCCCGGGTCCACGCACGGCTACGACGTCACCGACCACCGCTCGATCCGGGACGAGCTGGGCGGCGAGGAGGGGCTGCGGGCGCTGTCCGCGACCGCCCGGGCGCACGGCCTGGGCCTGGTCGTGGACCTGGTGCCCAACCACATGGCGGCCTCCCCCCGGCACAACCACGCGCTGCGGGAGGTGCTGCGGGGCGGCCCGGAGTCGCCGTACGCGCGCTGGTTCGACATCGACTGGGCGGCCGGCGACGGACGGATCCTGCTGCCGGTGCTGCCCGGCCGGGTCGGCGGCGTCCTGGACGGGATGCGCGTCGCAGACGGGGCGCTGCACGTGGCCGGGCAGGAGTTCCCGCTGCGGGAGGGTACGGCGGGGCTGCCGCTGCCAGAGCTGCTGGACGCGCAGTGGTACCGGCTCGGCTGGTGGCGGCTGGCCCGCACCGAGCTGAACTATCGGCGGTTCTTCACGATCTCGGACCTGATCGGGGTGCGGGTGGAGGACCCGGAGGTGTTCGACGCCACCCACGACACGATCGTGCGGCTGGTGCGGGACGGGGTGATCGAGGGGCTGCGGATCGACCACCCGGACGGGCTCGCCGACCCGGACGGTTACCTGGAACGGCTGCGGGACGCGACCGGCGGCTGCTGGACGGTCGTCGAGAAGATCCTCACCGGTCCCGAGCACCTGCCGGCCGGCTGGCCGGTCGCCGGCACCACCGGGTACGACGCGCTGCGGTACGTCGACGGGGTCTTCGTCGACGGCGCCGGGGCCGACGAACTGCGCGACCTCTACCGGGAGTTCGCGGGGCGCGCCGCGGACCGGGGCGGCAGCTGGGACGCGACGGCGCGGCGCGCCGCGTACAAGGTGGTCACCCACGAACTGGCCGCGGAGACCGCGGCGCTGACCCGGACCGCGGCCCGGATCTGCGCCGCCGACCCCGCCCTGCGGGACCACGCGCCGTGGGCGCTGCGGACCGCGGTGCGCGAACTGCTCGTCCGGGTACCGGTGTACCGCACGTACCGGACCGGCGGCGAGGAGGTGCTGACCGAGGAGGCGGCCCGGGGCGCGAAGGCGGCGTTCGCGGTGGAGGAGGAGGCCGCGGCGGTGGACCTCGTACGGGACCTGGCGCTCGGGCGGCTCGGGGACGGGCCCGAACAGTGCGCGTTCCGGGCCCGGTTCGCGCAGACGTCGTCGGCGCTGCGGGCGAAGTCCGTGGAGGACACGGCGTTCTACCGGTACACGCCGCTGCTGTCGGCGAACGAGGTCGGCGGGGATCCCGGGCGGCCGGCGGTCGGCCCGGAGGAGTTCCACGCGTACTGCGAACGGCTGGCCCGCGACTGGCCGTCCACCGGGACGGTGCTGACCACGCACGACACGAAGCGCAGCGCGGACGTACGGGCCGGTATCGCGGTGCTCTCGCAGTGCCCCGAGCGCTGGGCGGAGCTCCTGGACGAGGTCGCGGGGGTGCCCGCGCCGGACCCGCACCTCGCGTGGACGGCCTGGCAGACCGCGTTCGGCTTCGGCGTGCCGGACCCTGAGCGGCTGGGGCCCGCGCTGCTGAAGTCCGTACGGGAAGCGGGCCTGCACACCAGTTGGACGGAGCCGGACCCGGCGTACGAGAAGGCGGTGACCGAGTTCGTGGCGGCGGGCCCGGGCCGGATCCCGCTGCGGACGGCATCCCCGGCGGCCTTCGCCCTGGAGCCGCACATCCGCGCGCAGTCACTGGGCGCGGCGCTGGTCCACCTGACGATGCCCGGGGTCCCGGAGCTGTACCAGGGAACGGAGCGCGAGTACCGCGCCCTGGTCGACCCGGACAACCGGGCGCCGTTCAAGGTCGCGGAGGACGACGAGAAGACGACACTGACCCGGGCCGCCCTGGCGCTGCGTACCCGCCGCCCGGAGCTGTTCGGACCGGGCGGCGGGTACGCGCCGCTGACCGCAGAGGGCCCGGCGGCCGGCCATTGTCTTGCCTTCGTCCGCGGGGACGGATCGCTCACCGTGGTCACCCGGCTCTCGCTGCGCCTCGCGGAATCGGGCGGCTGGCGGGACACCGTCCTGCCGCTGCCGGCCGGGCGCTGGGTCGAACTCGGACACGGAGGACGGGAGTTCACCGGCGGTCCACTGCGCCTCGCAGAGCTTCTCTCGAACCGCCCGGTGGCCCTGATGGAACGCCGTTAGCAACGGAATTCCCTCCATTTCACGGAGCCTTCTTTCGACCGCTCCCCATTCCCTGTCGCCACCATCGAGAGCAGGCTCGAAAGGCCGAATTCATCCGCGGTTTCGAAGTCGAAACCGGTCCGGTCGATACCGCGCCCTCGTGGGCGCGGTTTCTCGTTCCCGAACGCAGCGCCGACGGTCTGCCCTGACCGCGGGCACCTTGGCGTGCCTCCGCCTGCCTTCCGCCCGAGTGTCGTGGCGGGTTCGTGACAAGGACCAAGTCCGCCACAGCTGATCCGTTGCCTCGGTCCACGCAGCGCCCGAAAGTGCCTGATGCAGCAAGAACTTCTCTCTCACGACGAGTTGGAGACGCTCATGCATCCCCCGCGCCATTTTCACGACGAAGCCGGAAGAACGACATCACAGGAGGCCTCGCGATGAGGCGTTTCGGGCGACGGCTGGCCGCGGCGGCCGCCGGCATCACTGTCCTCGGGACGGTCATGTCGAGCACCGCGGCGAGTGCCTCCGACCCCAACCGGGCTCCGTCTTCTCCCACTTCCCTCAACCTGCCGGCTTCGGTCGGCGACAGCCTCCTCAAGGCCGCCGCCGGAACGCGAGCGAACCTGTCACTGACGTTGGTGACCGGCGACAAGGTGCAGATCGGCATCACGAAGGACCGGAAGCCGGTCGTCCGTGAGATCGTGCCCGCGACGCGGCCCGGCAACGAGTCGGTCCTCTTCCACACCGTCACCCGGGGCGACAAGGTCTACGTCGTCCCGCAGGACGCGTTGTCGCTGCTCCGCGCCGACCTGCTGGACTGGGAGCTCTTCAACCTGGCCAAGCTGGCCGACTGGACGACCGCGGGCAGGACCGGCGAGGTCCCGGTGATCGCCACGTACACCGGCAAAGCCAGTGCCCGGACGGCAACGCCCCCGACGGGTACGACCGCCAAGTCCGTCCTGCCGGGCATCAACGCCCGCGCGATGAGCGTCAAGGGCGACGGCCGGTGGTGGCGAGAGGTGCGGGAGAAGACCACCGGCAAGTCCGCCGCCGCCTCCAGGGCCTCCGGCCCGCTGGCCGGGGTGGGGAAGGTGTGGCTGGACGAGCTGACGAAGCTGCAGCTCGACCAGTCCGTACCGCAGATCGGCGCGCCCGCCGCCTGGGCCCGCGGCTACGACGGCGCGAACGTGAAGGTCGCGGTGCTGGACAGTGGCGTCGACGCCACCCACCCCGATCTCGCCGGCCGGATCGCCGAGGCGGTCGATTTCACCAACAGCCCGAAGGGTGCGGTGGACGAACACGGACACGGTACCCATGTGGCGTCCACGATCGCCGGTACCGGACAGGCTTCCGACGGGCTGCGTCGCGGTGTGGCGCCCGGTGCGAAGCTCGCCGTCGGCAGGGTCTGCGGTGCGGACGGCTCGTGCGCCGGCTCCTCGGTCATCGCCGGCATGGAGTGGGCCGCCAAGTCCGGTGCCGACGTGGTCAACATGAGCCTCGGCGGCGCGCCCTCCGACGGAAGGGACCCGCTGAGCACAGCGGTCAACGCGCTCAGCCGCACCTACGGCACCTTGTTCGTCATCGCCGCGGGCAACGCCGGCCCGGACTCCGAGACGGTCGGGGCGCCGGGTGCCGCCGACGAGGCGCTGACCGTCGCGGCCGTGGACAAGAGCGACCAGATGGCCCGCTTCTCCAGCCGCGGACCCCGCGTCGGGGACGGCGCGGTCAAGCCGGACATCTCGGCCCCGGGCGTCGCCATCGTCGCGGCGCGCGCGAAGGGCACCGGGATGGGCAAGCCCGTGGACGACTACTACACGTCCGCCAGCGGCACCTCCATGGCTACGCCCCATATGGCCGGCGCCGCGGCGATCATCGCCCAGCAGCGTCCGGACTTCACCGGGCGGCAGATCAAGTCGCTGCTGATGGCGACGTCCAAGGACCTCGGGCACGACCTGTTCGCGCAGGGCGCCGGCCGGGTGGACGTGGCCCGGGCGATCGACCCGAAGATCATCCCCGACGGAAACCTGAGCTTCGGCCGAGCCGAGTATCCGCACGCGCCGGTTTCCAGGACGGTCACCTACACCAACGTGACCGACGAGCCGATCACGCTCGCGCTGTCCGCCTCGGCCTCCTCCGCGGGCAAGCCCGCACCGGCCGGGCTCTTCGCCCTCGGCGCCGACCAGGTCACCGTGCCCGCCAAGGGCTCGGCCGACGTGACGGTGACCATGGACGGCAGGGCGGTGGACAGTTCCGGGCAGTACGGCGCGTACTCCGGCGTCCTGACCGCCAAGGACGGCGCGGGGACACTGTTCGGATCGACGCGGATCTCGACCTATGTGGAGCCGATCCGCCACGACCTGAACATCAGGATCGTTCCTCCGGCGGGCGCCACCGATGTCTCGTACGGCAGCGCGCTGATCGTCCCGGTCGACGAGGACAAGCTGAAGCTGTACGAGAAGCCGCTGACGGTCCCGGGCGGCGAGACGATCCGGGCACGGGTCTTCGCCGGCACGGTCACGGCGGCCATCGGGGTGACGTGGCGTGACGCGGCGGGCGAGAAGCACATGGCCGCGCCGCTGGTGCCCGAGGTGAAGGTCGCCGGGGCGACCACGGTGGAGCTGGACCTGCGGAAGGTCAAGCCCATCAGGGTGAACACCCCGGAGCCCACCGAGACGTACGCGGCACTCTTCAAGACCCAGCGGGTCTCCGTGGACGGAGCCTGGGGGATCACGGCCTCGTTGAGCGCCGAGTACGGTCCCGGTGACCCGCACTGGTGGGCGCTGCCGACCACCGGCGAGGTCAGCCTCGGGACGCTCGACTTCTTCAGTCGGCACGTTCTCGTTCCGCCGTCGGTGACGATGACGGTCACGGGGAACGGCGACGCGTTCGGCCTGGACGCCCGCTACGCGACACCGGACACCACCATCAACGGCGGAAACCAGCGGTGGACCAAGGACGGCAAGCCCGTGTCCACGCTCGTGCGGTCGGCGATCCCCCGGCTGCCCGTCAACGGGACGAAGCGCGTCGTCCACGCGGGCACCGGCTCGGCCGAGGAACTCGCCGGGGTCGACGCCAAGGGTGCGCTGGTGCTGCTGAAGCCGACCGACATCTGCACGACGACCTGCGACTTCACGGCGCTGCGCAAGCGCGTGGCGGCGGCCGCCGCTGCGGGCGCGGTCGGGGTGCTCGTGACCGGCGAGACCGACCGGGTCGCCCTGCTGAAGTACGAGTCGTTCCGGCAGTACAAGTGCGAGAACGGCCCTGACAGCTGTCCGCCGGTCGACCCGTACGCGGCGCTGCCGATCGTGACCGTGCCTCCGGCCCAGGCCGACACCCTGATCCGGCGGATCGACGGAGCGAAGGCCGACGTCCGGATCGCGCTCGGCGGCAGCCGTGAGGTGTCCGAGGCCTACGCTCTGGCGTTCGACTCCCCCGGACGGGTTCCCGGCAACCTGCCGTACCGGGTCGACTCCCGGGATCTCGACCGCGTCGATCACCGCTTCCACTCCGACCGGCCCGGCGCGATTCCCCACTTCAGCTGGAACCGGATGACGAAGTCCGGCCCGGTGACGGAGGAGAGCATGCTGCCCAAGCCGGACAGCCAGCGGCAGTTCACGACCTGGGTGGGGCCGCGGAACGCCGAGGCGATCGACCGCTTCGAGATGTCCGTCAGGGACTATCTCGCGCCGTCCGTGGCAGGTCCTTCGGGCCCGAGCGAGACGCAGGACCGGTTGCTCGGGGCGAAGAACACGATCGACTGGAACGAGGGACCGTCCCTTCCCGGCGCGGCACCCCCGGTCCGCACCGCGTCGGGCTTCACCGCCGACACCGGCCTGCCGTGCGCCGGCTGCCGGGAGGGCGACCGCTTCTGGCCCACCCTGTACCTGACCAGCGGCGGGGGCGGACGCCAGGCCATGATGGGCATGCTGAACGACACGGGCATCGCCCATCTGATCTACGGAGTCCAGGCCTGCGAGCCCCCCGCCTGCCGCGTGGGCCTCTTCGACGACACCGGCCGTGAGATCGAGCAGAAGCTCCACCCGGTCGAGTTCGCCTTCCAGCTCGGCGAGCCCGGCGACGCGTCGGACCTGACGTCGAGGAGCGAGCGGTGATGACCGACATGGGAATGGAGGGTGCTCCGATGAACGCGGCCGCGCCGTCGAGTCGGCGCCGGAAGGTGAAGCTGGTGGTCTC
This sequence is a window from Streptomyces sp. HUAS YS2. Protein-coding genes within it:
- a CDS encoding S8 family peptidase; its protein translation is MRRFGRRLAAAAAGITVLGTVMSSTAASASDPNRAPSSPTSLNLPASVGDSLLKAAAGTRANLSLTLVTGDKVQIGITKDRKPVVREIVPATRPGNESVLFHTVTRGDKVYVVPQDALSLLRADLLDWELFNLAKLADWTTAGRTGEVPVIATYTGKASARTATPPTGTTAKSVLPGINARAMSVKGDGRWWREVREKTTGKSAAASRASGPLAGVGKVWLDELTKLQLDQSVPQIGAPAAWARGYDGANVKVAVLDSGVDATHPDLAGRIAEAVDFTNSPKGAVDEHGHGTHVASTIAGTGQASDGLRRGVAPGAKLAVGRVCGADGSCAGSSVIAGMEWAAKSGADVVNMSLGGAPSDGRDPLSTAVNALSRTYGTLFVIAAGNAGPDSETVGAPGAADEALTVAAVDKSDQMARFSSRGPRVGDGAVKPDISAPGVAIVAARAKGTGMGKPVDDYYTSASGTSMATPHMAGAAAIIAQQRPDFTGRQIKSLLMATSKDLGHDLFAQGAGRVDVARAIDPKIIPDGNLSFGRAEYPHAPVSRTVTYTNVTDEPITLALSASASSAGKPAPAGLFALGADQVTVPAKGSADVTVTMDGRAVDSSGQYGAYSGVLTAKDGAGTLFGSTRISTYVEPIRHDLNIRIVPPAGATDVSYGSALIVPVDEDKLKLYEKPLTVPGGETIRARVFAGTVTAAIGVTWRDAAGEKHMAAPLVPEVKVAGATTVELDLRKVKPIRVNTPEPTETYAALFKTQRVSVDGAWGITASLSAEYGPGDPHWWALPTTGEVSLGTLDFFSRHVLVPPSVTMTVTGNGDAFGLDARYATPDTTINGGNQRWTKDGKPVSTLVRSAIPRLPVNGTKRVVHAGTGSAEELAGVDAKGALVLLKPTDICTTTCDFTALRKRVAAAAAAGAVGVLVTGETDRVALLKYESFRQYKCENGPDSCPPVDPYAALPIVTVPPAQADTLIRRIDGAKADVRIALGGSREVSEAYALAFDSPGRVPGNLPYRVDSRDLDRVDHRFHSDRPGAIPHFSWNRMTKSGPVTEESMLPKPDSQRQFTTWVGPRNAEAIDRFEMSVRDYLAPSVAGPSGPSETQDRLLGAKNTIDWNEGPSLPGAAPPVRTASGFTADTGLPCAGCREGDRFWPTLYLTSGGGGRQAMMGMLNDTGIAHLIYGVQACEPPACRVGLFDDTGREIEQKLHPVEFAFQLGEPGDASDLTSRSER
- the treY gene encoding malto-oligosyltrehalose synthase, with the protein product MTPAPTATYRLQLQPDFPFAAAERAVPYLARLGVSHLHLSPVLEAVPGSTHGYDVTDHRSIRDELGGEEGLRALSATARAHGLGLVVDLVPNHMAASPRHNHALREVLRGGPESPYARWFDIDWAAGDGRILLPVLPGRVGGVLDGMRVADGALHVAGQEFPLREGTAGLPLPELLDAQWYRLGWWRLARTELNYRRFFTISDLIGVRVEDPEVFDATHDTIVRLVRDGVIEGLRIDHPDGLADPDGYLERLRDATGGCWTVVEKILTGPEHLPAGWPVAGTTGYDALRYVDGVFVDGAGADELRDLYREFAGRAADRGGSWDATARRAAYKVVTHELAAETAALTRTAARICAADPALRDHAPWALRTAVRELLVRVPVYRTYRTGGEEVLTEEAARGAKAAFAVEEEAAAVDLVRDLALGRLGDGPEQCAFRARFAQTSSALRAKSVEDTAFYRYTPLLSANEVGGDPGRPAVGPEEFHAYCERLARDWPSTGTVLTTHDTKRSADVRAGIAVLSQCPERWAELLDEVAGVPAPDPHLAWTAWQTAFGFGVPDPERLGPALLKSVREAGLHTSWTEPDPAYEKAVTEFVAAGPGRIPLRTASPAAFALEPHIRAQSLGAALVHLTMPGVPELYQGTEREYRALVDPDNRAPFKVAEDDEKTTLTRAALALRTRRPELFGPGGGYAPLTAEGPAAGHCLAFVRGDGSLTVVTRLSLRLAESGGWRDTVLPLPAGRWVELGHGGREFTGGPLRLAELLSNRPVALMERR